ACGCCTTCGGCTTCCACCGACAGCAGCACCAGCGCCGTCAGGCGTTCGGGGTCGGTGGCGATGCCCTTGGTCTCGACGCCCTCGCGGACCAGCTGTTCGCGGATGAAGCGGCCCATCTGCTCATTGCCGACGCGGGTGATCAGACCCGATTTGAGGCCGAGCCTTGCGGTGCCGACGGCAATATTGGTCGGGCAGCCGCCCACAGACTTGGCAAAGCTCCCGACATCTTCGAGCCGCGTGCCGATCTGCTGGCCATAGAGGTCGACAGAGGCGCGCCCGATAGTGATGACGTCGAGCGGCAGCGTCTCCTGCTGCTGATGCGCATTCGTCACTCCGGTCTCCTCATGGCCGCTTCGCTCTACCGAAACACGAAACATAAGTTCCGACTATTCGTCAATGTGGAATGTTCGTTCCAATTGTGGAACTTGCGCCTGCTGTGGCTTATCGGCGGCGGCGCTTCTCGGCAATGCTCACGGTAAGGGCCATGGCAAAGGCCATGCTGGCCGAAAGCGAGCGGAATCCGGCGTGGTCCGCCTCCACCACCTCGAACCATTCCCGCGAGCATTCGGCCAGCGGTGAAAAGGCGGAATCGGTGAGCGACACCACCGGAATGCCCCGCGCCGCCAGCGCCCGTGCCTGGGCGGCGCTTTCCGAGGCATAGGGCGAAAAGCTGATGGCGAAAGCGGCATCGTCAGGCGTCGCCATGGCCAGCAGGTCATCGTCTATGCCGGCCGAGGTGCCGACCAGTTGGCAGCGCACTTTCAGCTTGCCGAAGGCGTAGGCCATGTAGCTGCTGATGGGGTAGGAGCGCCGCTTGGCGATGAGGTAGATGGTCTCGGCATTGGCCAGCAGCGTCACCGCGCGCTCGAAGGCATCGGGCTCCACAGCGGTCGCTATCGTATCGATCGAGCGGTGCGCCGCAGCGATGAAGCCGTTGAAAATCGTGGTGCTTTCCGCCAGTGCCGCGCCATCCTGCTCCAAGGCGCGCAGGCGCTCCTCATAGGACGAGGTGCGTTCGCGCAGGCGGGCGCGGAACAGCAATTGCAGGCCGGAAAAGCCGTCAAAGCCGAATTGCTGGGCAAAGCGCACCAGCGTGGAGGGTTGCACATCGGCCGACAGGGCAATGCTGGCCGCCGTGCCGAAGGCGATATCGTCGGGATGGTCCAGCGCATAGGCCGCCACTTGGGTCAGCCGCTTGGGCAATTCGCCCCGCCGCTCCAGTATCGCGGCGCGCAAAGTGTCGAAATCCTGGGGCGGGGTGATTTTGGCTGATATCTCGGACATTGGCGCGCTCCGGCTTTGCGCCACTAATCCTCAATCCGCGCCGCTGATCAAGAAAAATTGGAAATTTTATTCCGCATATGGAACGGCTGCCCCCGGGACAGATGCCGGGAACAGCGAGGCGTCAGGCCATGCTGAGCGTGCGCCGCTGGTTGGATTCCACCCAGAAGATGAAGGTGGAGGCGGCGAGGATCAGCGCCGCGCCCGGCCAGAACCAGACGGACGGCACCTGCGACAGGAAGAACCAGCCCAGGAGGCCACTGAGCGGCACCTTGAGATCGCCGAAGGGCTGCAGATAGGTCGCATCGGCCGCCTTGTAGGCCACGGCCAGCAGGTATTGCGCGGCAGCGGTGAGGGCGCCGAGCAGGACCAGCAGTAGGAGGGCAGTCCCGCCGGGCAGGGCGAAGACGTTGTCGGCAAGGCCCGCCGGCAGCAGGCCGGGGGCACCGATGCCGAGCGCCCAGACGGCGAGCAGGATCAGCAGATGATTCGGCGTCACCAGCACGAGCAGCGAAATGGTCAGCGTTTCGGGGCTCTCGCCCTGCTTGCTGAGATATTTGGTCAGCACATCAGTCGTGGCCCAGAGGGCGGCGGCGATGACAGGCACCAGCGTCGACGAGGTCAGGCCTTCGGCGCCGACGCCCGAGACGATGATGGCACCGGCAAAGCCCACGAGAGCTGCCCCTATACGGGCAGCCGAAGCCCGCTCGCCGAGAAACAGCGTCGAGCCGAGAATGATGAAGAGCGGGCCGGTGGCCAAGAGGGTCACCATCTGCCAGATCGGTACGCCCGTGGCGAAACCATAGACGAAGACATGCACGCCCAACGCCGAGGCAAAGGCACGGATTTCGTGGGTGATCGGGTGGCTGGTGCGCAGATTGCCGAGGCCGATACGCAGGATCAGCGGCAGGGCCAGCACCGAGGCAATGACATATTGCCAGAAGGCCATGCCAGTCGAGCTCATGCCGAAGCCGCCATACTCCACCGGGGTCGGCAGCGCCGACTGCAGCAGATTGCTCCCGGCAAAGGCGAGACTTGCCACGATCATGAAGAAGGCGCCGGTTGCGGCGCCATTGCGGGGAAGAGAGGAAACCTGGCTCATTAAAAGTCCTTTCCGTAACCAGTTTCCTCAGGGTTACGGGAAGTGGCGCCATTGCCTGCGCCCGGCCCAAAATGGGCTGCGGACGCCGACAAGCAGCGTTGGTCCCGTTCTCTTTCATCCGGACTATACCGTCGGCTCCGGAATTACACCGGATCTGCTGACCCCTCGGACACTGGTCCGAAAGCGCTCGCGGGCTTGGCGTTGCCGCCTTTACCGCCGGTGGGGAATCGCACCCCGCCCTGAGAACAATGCCGGACTATCGCCCGACACGAGGGAACATAGGGCAGGGGGCGGGGAGGGGCAAGTAGACACAAAGGTGTAACTGTGCGCCATCAGCGAACGATGAGGAAAATCTGTTCATGCCAAAGCGCCGCCTGTGATCGCGGTTGTCGTGTGTAGGCGGCCCCCGAGACGGCAGGTGCCTCTGAGTGATTTTAAAACTGAGACGCTTGCCGTCTCGGAGTGCCGGTTTTTGGAACTGTACGGGGGATCGCGCACACGCTTCTGCCCGGACTCGAACCTGTGGGAGAGGCAAAACCCCCACCCGGCTCACTCCGCCACTGTTCGCCTGCAGGCCGCCGCGCGGAGTGATGGGGAGAGGATACGCCTGATTTTGAGCAGGGAGGATAAGATGGATAAGTCGGTGCGCGTGAGTTACCCCCACCCTCATTCCCTCCCCACAAGGGGGAGGGAAGTCTGGCCGGTGGACGCTGAAGCATCGAGGACATACGGAATGCAGTCATGCGCCTCCCTCCCCCTTGTGGGGAGGGAATGAGGGTGGGGGTATGTTTGGGCACGATCTACCTAGTCGGGTCCGATCCTAACCCCTATCCAGCCAAGCCACCTGTTCCGGCGTCAGCTTGATATCGAAGGCCTTCAGGCTGTCATCCAGCTCGCCCAGCGTGCGCGGGCCGATCAGGGGAATCGACGGGAAGTCCTGGGTCAGCACGAAAGCCAGGGCGACATGGATCGGGCTGTGGCCGAGTTTCTGTGCCAGCTCGATGGCGCGGTCGCGGCGGGCGAAGTTC
This sequence is a window from Devosia ginsengisoli. Protein-coding genes within it:
- a CDS encoding DMT family transporter, which encodes MSQVSSLPRNGAATGAFFMIVASLAFAGSNLLQSALPTPVEYGGFGMSSTGMAFWQYVIASVLALPLILRIGLGNLRTSHPITHEIRAFASALGVHVFVYGFATGVPIWQMVTLLATGPLFIILGSTLFLGERASAARIGAALVGFAGAIIVSGVGAEGLTSSTLVPVIAAALWATTDVLTKYLSKQGESPETLTISLLVLVTPNHLLILLAVWALGIGAPGLLPAGLADNVFALPGGTALLLLVLLGALTAAAQYLLAVAYKAADATYLQPFGDLKVPLSGLLGWFFLSQVPSVWFWPGAALILAASTFIFWVESNQRRTLSMA
- a CDS encoding MurR/RpiR family transcriptional regulator — its product is MSEISAKITPPQDFDTLRAAILERRGELPKRLTQVAAYALDHPDDIAFGTAASIALSADVQPSTLVRFAQQFGFDGFSGLQLLFRARLRERTSSYEERLRALEQDGAALAESTTIFNGFIAAAHRSIDTIATAVEPDAFERAVTLLANAETIYLIAKRRSYPISSYMAYAFGKLKVRCQLVGTSAGIDDDLLAMATPDDAAFAISFSPYASESAAQARALAARGIPVVSLTDSAFSPLAECSREWFEVVEADHAGFRSLSASMAFAMALTVSIAEKRRRR